One Pantoea trifolii DNA segment encodes these proteins:
- the asmA gene encoding outer membrane assembly protein AsmA gives MRRVITTLAILLVVVVAGMTALVLLVNPNDFRTYMVQQVEQRSGYQLQVGGDLRWHVWPQLSILAGRMSLTAPGATQPMVTADNMRLDVNLWPLLSHQLSVSQVMLKNAIIRVTPDSAAQKPTGAPVGPGDAEPVSNSNNGWSFNIGKLRLADSLLIWQQPGGDEYNFRDLNLNLDQDASKQASINLSTRISRNQRNVSVNLKGQMNVAQYPHRLVGQLDELNYAIDGANLPTQGIKGTLSGQGEWNGDNQRFSLQKMQLTANDSALDGSAEGRLALPQQLNLALHATSLNIDALMANAPVTDSSAPQRANVVSTPVIAEPRMRDNSDSPLNQLDLTLNLTADSSVWRGLTLTNLQLDGSNQQGLMTLSKLQGKFGEGHFSVPGSVDIRKPVTQVAFQPELNNIAIAPLLKALELPETLQGTVSLKGDISGAGLSIEEAKRNWQGSADLEATNLQLSQLNLQQMVRRAVARVSNRVTNDQPDDQGIQQLSGRVTLKQGIFSLPDLQGGNSRLAVQTKGNVDMVKQQLDVTINMMLRGWQGDDKLAALLNQQTIPLRMYGGWNNLQYSLPVDDVVRQQLQSEAKSRLNQWLDRQQPAKP, from the coding sequence ATGAGAAGAGTGATAACAACGCTGGCCATCCTGTTAGTGGTGGTCGTAGCGGGCATGACAGCATTGGTGTTGCTGGTCAATCCCAACGACTTTCGTACCTATATGGTACAGCAGGTAGAGCAGCGCAGTGGTTATCAGCTTCAGGTAGGCGGCGATCTGCGCTGGCACGTCTGGCCGCAGCTCAGCATTCTCGCCGGGCGCATGAGTCTGACTGCGCCTGGCGCCACGCAGCCGATGGTCACCGCCGATAATATGCGACTGGATGTCAATCTCTGGCCGTTATTGTCGCATCAATTGAGCGTCAGCCAGGTGATGCTGAAAAACGCCATCATCCGCGTGACGCCAGACAGCGCCGCGCAAAAACCGACCGGTGCGCCAGTTGGACCGGGCGATGCCGAGCCGGTGAGCAACAGCAATAACGGCTGGTCATTCAACATTGGCAAATTGCGTCTTGCCGATAGTTTGTTGATTTGGCAGCAGCCAGGCGGCGATGAATACAATTTCCGCGACCTCAATCTCAACCTCGATCAGGATGCCAGCAAACAGGCCAGCATCAATCTGTCTACCCGAATTTCGCGCAATCAGCGCAATGTCAGCGTCAATCTCAAAGGGCAAATGAATGTGGCGCAGTATCCGCATCGTTTAGTCGGACAGCTGGATGAGTTGAATTACGCCATCGACGGCGCCAATCTGCCGACGCAGGGGATTAAAGGTACCTTGAGTGGTCAGGGCGAATGGAACGGCGACAATCAGCGTTTCTCCTTACAGAAGATGCAGCTTACCGCTAATGACAGCGCACTGGATGGCAGCGCCGAGGGACGTCTGGCGTTGCCGCAGCAGCTTAATCTGGCGCTGCATGCCACCAGTTTAAACATCGACGCGTTGATGGCGAATGCACCGGTGACGGATAGCAGCGCGCCGCAGCGTGCCAACGTGGTGAGCACGCCAGTGATTGCGGAGCCGCGGATGCGTGACAACAGCGATTCGCCGCTGAATCAGCTGGATTTGACCCTCAACCTCACCGCCGATAGCAGCGTGTGGCGCGGCCTGACGCTGACCAATTTGCAGCTCGACGGCAGTAATCAGCAGGGTCTGATGACGTTGAGTAAGCTGCAAGGCAAATTCGGTGAAGGGCATTTCTCGGTGCCCGGCTCGGTAGATATCCGCAAACCGGTGACGCAAGTGGCGTTTCAGCCTGAGCTGAATAACATCGCCATAGCGCCATTGCTGAAGGCTTTAGAACTGCCAGAGACGCTGCAAGGTACCGTTTCGCTGAAAGGTGATATCAGCGGAGCGGGATTAAGCATTGAAGAGGCAAAACGCAACTGGCAGGGTAGTGCGGATCTGGAAGCGACTAATTTGCAGCTTTCGCAGCTGAATCTGCAACAGATGGTGCGACGTGCGGTGGCGCGCGTAAGTAATCGTGTCACCAACGATCAGCCCGACGATCAGGGTATTCAGCAGTTGAGTGGACGCGTCACGCTCAAACAGGGCATCTTCAGCTTACCGGATCTGCAGGGTGGCAACAGTCGTCTGGCGGTGCAGACCAAAGGCAATGTGGATATGGTCAAACAGCAGCTCGACGTCACCATTAATATGATGCTGCGCGGCTGGCAGGGCGACGACAAATTAGCTGCTTTACTGAACCAGCAAACTATTCCGCTGCGCATGTACGGCGGCTGGAATAATTTGCAGTACTCCTTGCCGGTGGATGACGTGGTACGTCAACAGCTGCAAAGTGAAGCGAAGTCGCGCTTGAATCAGTGGCTGGACCGCCAGCAACCGGCGAAACCTTAA
- a CDS encoding TerC family protein, protein MLEWIIDPSLWAGLVTLIVLELVLGIDNLVFIAILVEKLPSKERDRARVIGLLLALVSRLALLASLSWLVTLTKPLFTLLDHGFSARDLLLLCGGFFLLYKATTELNSRLEGADEETGQNKNGAKFWPVVAQIVVLDAIFSLDSVITAVGMVNELPVMMAAVTVAILLMLLASKPLTRFVNGHPTIVILCLSFLLMIGFSLVAEGLGFIIPKGYLYAAIGFSIVIEILNQLAMFNRRRYLTAGRPLRQRTSEAVLRILRGEAQRAELDADTASLVADGEEGALFNRQERRMIARVLGLGQRQINSIMTSRHDVEHIDLSEDPAEIMAKLDRNQHTRILVTEQGRDPLGVVHVIDLLHQSLHSKSLDLRSLIRQPLIFPERVTLLQALEQFRNARTHFAFVVDEFGSVEGVVTLSDLMETIAGNLPIEGEKVDARYDIQALPDGGWVANGHMPLEDLAVYVQLPLDEKRNYHTLAGLLMDSLQHVPQEGEELQIGDYLLRTLQVENHRVQKVEIMPIAP, encoded by the coding sequence ATGTTGGAGTGGATCATTGATCCGTCGCTCTGGGCCGGATTAGTAACGCTAATCGTTCTCGAGCTGGTGTTGGGCATTGATAACCTGGTTTTCATTGCCATCCTGGTAGAAAAGTTGCCGTCGAAAGAACGCGACCGCGCGCGCGTGATCGGCCTGCTACTCGCGCTGGTGTCGCGTTTAGCGCTGCTCGCCTCACTTTCCTGGCTGGTTACGCTGACAAAACCGCTGTTTACTCTGCTGGATCATGGGTTCAGCGCCCGCGATCTGCTGCTGCTGTGCGGCGGTTTCTTTCTTCTTTATAAGGCCACCACCGAGTTAAACAGCCGTCTGGAAGGGGCTGACGAGGAAACTGGTCAAAATAAGAACGGTGCTAAATTCTGGCCAGTGGTGGCGCAAATAGTGGTGCTGGACGCCATCTTCTCGCTGGACTCGGTCATTACCGCCGTTGGCATGGTCAATGAGCTGCCGGTAATGATGGCGGCGGTCACAGTGGCAATATTGCTGATGCTGCTGGCGAGTAAGCCGCTGACGCGTTTCGTCAACGGCCATCCGACCATTGTGATTCTTTGCTTGAGTTTCCTGCTGATGATCGGCTTCAGTCTGGTGGCCGAAGGGTTAGGCTTTATTATCCCGAAAGGTTATCTTTACGCGGCGATTGGATTCTCCATCGTCATCGAGATACTCAATCAGCTGGCGATGTTCAATCGCCGCCGCTACCTCACCGCCGGACGTCCGCTGCGCCAGCGCACTTCAGAAGCCGTATTGCGTATTCTGCGCGGCGAAGCGCAGCGTGCGGAGCTTGACGCCGATACCGCGTCACTGGTGGCCGACGGCGAGGAAGGTGCACTCTTCAATCGCCAGGAACGCCGCATGATTGCGCGCGTGTTGGGGCTTGGACAGCGTCAGATTAATAGCATCATGACCTCGCGCCACGACGTTGAGCATATCGACCTCAGCGAAGATCCGGCGGAGATTATGGCGAAGCTCGATCGTAATCAGCACACGCGTATTCTGGTGACCGAACAGGGCCGCGACCCGCTCGGCGTGGTGCACGTGATTGATTTACTGCATCAATCGTTGCACAGCAAATCACTGGATTTACGCTCGCTGATTCGCCAGCCGCTGATCTTCCCTGAGCGTGTCACCTTATTGCAGGCGCTGGAGCAGTTCCGCAATGCGCGCACCCACTTCGCCTTTGTGGTGGATGAGTTTGGTTCGGTAGAGGGCGTGGTTACGCTGAGCGACCTAATGGAAACCATCGCCGGCAATCTGCCGATTGAAGGGGAGAAAGTTGATGCACGCTATGATATTCAGGCGCTGCCCGACGGCGGCTGGGTGGCAAACGGTCATATGCCATTGGAGGATTTAGCCGTCTACGTGCAGTTGCCACTCGATGAAAAACGCAATTACCACACGCTGGCGGGATTGCTGATGGATAGCCTGCAACATGTGCCGCAGGAAGGCGAAGAGTTGCAGATCGGCGATTATCTTTTGCGCACGTTGCAGGTTGAAAACCATCGCGTGCAGAAGGTGGAGATAATGCCGATCGCGCCGTAA